TTCCACCAGCAGCGCGTGCTCGCCACGGTTGACGATGTCGCGCGCCTCGGCCAGGGTGAAGGCGTAAGTGTCTTCGTAGCGCTGGTTGAGGTAGAACTGGGAGAGGATGAGGTTGATGTCGTGATCCTTGCGGTTGCCTTGTCCGCCACTGATGATGGGCCGGAAGAAGGCAACGCGTTGGACATCCCGCAGCAGCATCTGGGTCAGGCCAAGGGCGATGGCCGATTTGCCTGTGCGCGGCTCCGTGCCAATGATGTAGAGATTCTTGACCATGGGCGCTCCTAAGTTCTCCTTGCTAAATCAGCAGGTTGCGCATCCGCCTTCACAGTCGGCCCCAGGGGAGGGCGGCGCGGGGGGAAATCCGATTCTTGTACCAGCTTCTGATTGATGAATCAATCGATACATGGCGCGAACAACCGGATTTTTTCCAACTCCCCCCGCAACCGCACGGTTTTCATGTGCGTCTTTGGCGCGAGGCTATCATCTGTCAGGGAGCGGCGAAAGCCCTTCCTGGATGTTTGTTTGCGCACCTGCGGGGCAGTGCTGCGGCGGTGCAGCCATGGCCCGTGCAGTGCCCTTGCAGCGCCCCTTGCCGCGGGGGTTACAGGGTGTCTGCGTACAGTTCCACCACGTGGCGGACCTTGCGCGAGGCTCCGGCCTTGGACAGCATGTCCGTCATCTGCATCATGCACGCCGGGCAGCCGGTGGCCACCGTTTCCGCCTGGGAATCGATGATGTGCTGCGCCTTCTTGCGGCCGATTTCCTGGGAGAGCTCATAGAACTTCAGGTTGAAGCTGCCGCCGCTGCCGCAGCAGGAGGCGGCGTCCGTCATTTCCACGAACTTCACGCCCGGGGTGGCCTTGAGCAGCGTGCGGGGCTGCGCGGTCACGCCCAGGGAGTTCCGCAGGTGGCAGGGGTCATGGTACGTCACGGTCTTGGTGCCTTCGGTGTCCATGGGGGACACCTTGAGCACATCCACCAGGAACGCGCTCACGTCCTTCACCTTATCCACGATCTTGGCCAGGGTGATCTGGTCGGACTTGTCCTCGTAGTATGCAGGCCAAATCTTTTTGATGGTGGAGGTGCAGGTGGCGCAGGGGGTGATCAGGTAATCGAAGTCGCCCTTGCGGAACAACTCGATGTTGGCTTTGACCATTTTCTGGAAGGACGCCACATCGCCGTTGGAGATGGCCGGGATGCCGCAGCAGGCCTGCCCCTTGGGCATGAACACGCCCACGCCGTGGTGCTTGAGCACCTTGAGCACGGCATGACCCACGCTGGGGTAGATTTTGTCCACCACGCAGCCGGGGTAGAAGGCTACCCGCAGGTTGGAGGCGCCGGCCGGGGTGTCCAGGCTGGGCACGTCCGAGTGCAGGGGCTTGGCGGCCAGGGTTTTGAAGTGCCGGTCGCCGATGATGGGCGCATTGAACCGGGCGCAGGAGGTGCCGAGCATGTCGTTCACCGGTTTGGTGAAGATGCCCTGGAACTTGGCGCCGAGGTCCAGAATGGTGTTGAACAGCCCGGGGTGGGTCAAGAGTTGCTGGAAGATCAGCTTCTGCGTGGGGCTCATCCCGTTGTAGGCGGCCATGATGGCCCGGGCCCGCAGGAAGATGTCCGTCACCTTGACGCCGCTGGGGCAGTTGGCCTCGCACGTGCCGCAGAGCAGGCAGCGGTTGAGCTTGTTGTTGACGCCTTCGGGGTCCTTGATCATCTCTTCGGCCAGGCCGGCCAGCAGGGCGATCTTGCCGCGGGTGACGTCGCCCTCACGCCCGCTCTGGGCAAACACCGGGCACTGGGCCTGGCACATGCCGCAGCGCATGCAGGTGACGAGCTGGTCTTCCAGCGACTTGAGCATCTCGACGAGTTTTTTCGGGTCCGCCATCACACGCCTCCTTAGCCCACAATGAGTTTGCCGGGATTGAGGATGCCCTTGGGATCCAGCACGCTCTTCATGCGCTTGGAGTATTCGATGGCCGCAATGCCGCATTCCTGCTTCATGTACTTGGCCTTGGCCATGCCGATGCCGTGTTCGCCGGAGAGCGTGCCGCCCAGGGCCAGGGCATGGTCGAAGATTTCGTCGATGGCGGCTTCCACGCGGTGCCATTCCTCGGTGTTACGCTTGTCGGTGAGGATGGTGGGGTGCAGGTTGCCATCACCGGCGTGGCCGAAGGTGCCGATGGTCAGGGAGTACTTCTTGGCAATGTCTTCCAGGGCAGACATCATGGCCGGAATCTTGGAGCGCGGCACGGTGGCGTCTTCCAGCACGGTGGTGGGCTTCACCTTGGCCAGGGCGGGCAGGGCGTCGCGGCGGGCCTGCCACACGGCATTGCGCTCGGCGGCGTCCTTGGCCACGCGCACGGTGGAAGCCTTGTTCTTCTTGCAGATATCTTCCACTTTGATGGCGTCTTCTTCCACCATGGCGGGGTGGCCGTCCACTTCGATGAGCAGCAGGGCCCCGGCTTCCGTGGGCAGGCCGGCATTGCGGAAGTTTTCCACGGTGCGGATGGTGAAGTTGTCCATCAGCTCCAGGGTGGCGGGCACGATCTTGGCGGCGATAATGGCGGCCACGGCGCGGCAGGCGTCCATCACGGTGTCGAACACGGCCATCATGGCCTTGGCGGCCGCAGGCGGGGGCACGAGCTTGAGGGTGATGGTGTCGTACACGCCCAGGGTGCCTTCGGCGCCCACCATCAGGCCGGTGAGGTTGTAGCCGGTGACGCACTTGACGGTCTTGCCGCCGGTCTTCACCAGTTCGCCGTTCACGTCATAGAAGGTCATGCCCATGACGTAGTCTTTGGTCACGCCGTACTTCAGGCCGCGCAGACCACCGGCGTTTTCCGCCACGTTGCCGCCCAGGGTGGAGACGGTCTGGGAGCCCGGATCCGGCGGGTAGAACAGGCCGCGCTTGGTCACTTCGCCCGCGAACTTGGACGTGATGACGCCCGGTTCCACCACGGCGTACAGGTCTTCCTCGTTGATTTCCAGGATGCGGTTGAGCGCCGTGGTCAGCACCACAATGCCGCCCTTGCTGGGGATGGTGCCGCCGGAAAGATTGGTGCCGGAGCCCCGCACGGTCATGGGGATGGCGTTGTCGTTGCACAGCTTCACGGTTTTGCCGAGCTGTTCCGAGGTGGTGGGACGCACCACCAGGCCGGGCATGGCGTTGGGCAGCACGGCGGCGTCGTAGGAGTAGCTGGCGAGGTCGGCCTCGCTGGTCAGCACGTTGTCCTTGCCGACGATGGCTTCAAAGTCCTTGATAAGCGCCTTTGCAGTCATGCGGATAGCTCCAGTGAGGATGAAGGGCGGGAGCGTGCAGCTCCCGCCCCGTTGCGAATGATGCGGACGTTAGAAGATGGTGGGGTACAGCACGAAGCACAGCACCATGCCGATGATGCCGACGATGAGCCCGTACAGCGCCATGGGGATGGCGTTGCGGCGGATGAGCAGGCCTTCCATGCCCACCAGACCCACGGTGGCGCAGGCGGCCACGATGTTGTGGATGCACACCATGTTGCCCATGGCGCCGCCCACGGCCTGCAGGGAAAGGATGATCTGCCGCGGCAGGTTCAGCGTGGTGGCCACGCCGTACTGGAATTCGGCGAAGAGCAGGTCAGACACGGTGTTGGAACCGGTGATGAACGCGCCCAGCGCACCCACGAAGCTGGCGAACATGGGCCAGGCCTGGCCGGCCAGACCGGCCACGAATTCAGCCATGGCCAGGGGCATGGAGGGGTAGCCGCCGGGGTTCACCTTGGACTGCTTGAAGATTTCCACCAGGGCCACGGCGAAGAACAGGGCGATGGTGGGGTTCTTCATGCGCTTGAAGGAGTCGGTCCAGGCCAGCTTCACCTTTTCCATGGGCATGCGGTGGATGAAGATGGTCATGATGGCCACCAGCACGAAGGGAATGGTGCCGGGCAGATACAGGATGGAGCACACCCAGTTCACGCCCTTGTAGCCCATGATGTCCTTGATGGCGATGGTCACGGCCGGGGAGGTGAGCATGCCCTTGAGGCCCAGGCTGCCGATGCGGGTGAGCACCAGGATGAGGCCGATGAGCACATACGGCGTCCAGGCGCGAACCTGGCTCATGTGCGCGGTGTAGGTGCACTTGTCTTCAGCCTTGATTTCACCAGTCCATTCCTTTTCCCATTCAGCCTGGGGCGCGAAGTCCCAGGTCTGTGCGGGCAGGAACAGGCCCTTCTTGGCGCCGGTCACCACCAGGCCCAGGCCGATGAGGCCGCCCAAAAGGGCCGGGAATTCCACGCCGATGAGCTGGGCAGTGGCAAAGTACGGCACGCCGAAACACACGGAGGCGAACAGGGCGAACTTCCATGCGCCCAGGCCTTCGGCAAAGCTGCGGCGCTTGCCGAAGAACATGGTCATCAGGCCCAGGGTGAACAGGGGCAGGATGAACACCATCGCCAAGTGCAGCATGGAGGACCACTGGCCCAGCAGCTTGAGGAACTGATCCCAGCTGTGGAAGGCCAGATCCGGGTTGGCGGCGATGGCTTCCGCCACTTTCTCTTTCACCGGGGTCATACCCACGATGAGGGGCGTGCCCACCGCGCCGAAGGTCACGGGCATGGAGTTCATGATCAAACAGACCATGGCTGCGGCCAGCGGCGGGAAGCCGAGGGAGAGCAGCAGCGGGGCGGCGATGGCCGCGGGCGTGCCGAAGCCAGCCGCGCCTTCGATGAACGCGCCGAACACAAAGGCGATGATGATCATCTGCACGCGACGGTCACGGGAAAGGCCGTGGAACCCGCAGTTGATGGTCTCCATGCCGCCGGAGTCACGCAGCGTGTACAGGATCAGGATGGCCCCGAACACGATGACCAGCACGTTGAACGCGCCGCCGAAGCCGGACAGCGTGGCTGCGATAACGAACCCGACATCCATTTTCCAGATGGCGATACCAGCCGCGGCCGTGACCAGCCAGGCCAGGGGCATGGCTTTGGTGGCCGGCCACCGCATGCCGGACATCAGAATCAATGCCAGCAAGATAGGCAAGAATGCAACGAGTGCCAACATGCCGATAGACATACTACCTCCCAAAAAAACTGTGGTTTGAACCGTCCGGAGTGCTTACCATTCAGGACCCTGCGCCGCATGCGTCCATCAAGGCGGCTTTGCCCCGTCATTCCGTTTGCCACCTGCATAAGCACAAAACGTGCCGCACGAAAATAAACAGGAATATCAATGTGCTGAATATTTGAGTCTGAAAAAAAAGACAGGGTTCGTGCCTTTTGGAACATGCGGCATAGCTGCGGGCACTATTTTGCGCCACAGTGCAGAAGCCGCCTTCCAGTTTTTCAGAATTCTTCCCAAACTGCTTCAATATACAGTATTCTGAAAAAAAAGACTCGGGACCTCGGGAGGTTTGCCGGCGATCTGGGCAGCTCCCGGGGCCTGCGATGGGCGCGAGGCAGGGCAGGAAGGATGAGGCCTGCCGAAACAGACGGCCCCCCGAAAATCAGCTGCAAACAGCCCCTACCGCGAGGGCAGCTGGTGTTTTTTCAGCAAGGCGTACAGGTGGGATTTGGACAGGCCGGAGACCGCCGTCATGCGGTCCACATCCCCGTTGGTATGACGATGCAGGGCCTCAAGGTACACGTGCTCCATGGACGTCTTGAATGTCTTCAGGGTTGGTAGCTGGGCCGGGTCTGTCGGCAGCAAGGCGTCTGCATGCAGCGCGGGGGGCAGTGCGGTGGTGCTGGCCGGAGCGGGCGCGATCCCGTGCGCCGGTTCCGGGGAGGCAGGGCTGGGGAAGACTGACGGCTCGTCCGGCAGTGAGGGGAAGGGCGGGCGGCCGTCCTCCCCGCCGTCGCGTTCCAGCTTGCGCCGGGCCACGGCAACGCGCAGGGCGCTGGGCAGGTGGCGGGGGTAGAGCACGTCGCTGTCCCAGCCGGCCACAAAGGCCGTTTCCATCATGGCAAAGAGTTCCCGCACATTGCCCGGCCACTGGTACAGCCGCAGGTGCTCCAGGAATTCGGGGTCCAGGGACTTGCGCGACATGCTGTACGCCTGGGCCAGCGCGCCCACACGGTACATGGCCAGCAGCGTGATGTCCTGGGGGCGCTGCCGCAGGGGGGGCAGGTGGATCTCCATGGTCTTGAGGCGGAAATAGAGGTCCCTGCGGAAGGTGCCATCCTCGATCATGGCGTCCAGGCTGCGATTTGTGGCCGCAAGCAACCTGAAATTGCTGGAGAATTCTCGGATGTCCCCCACTGGGCGAAAGCGTTTTTCCTGCAGCACGCGCAGAAAGGTCTTTTGGGCGTTGAGGGAGAGTTCGCCGATCTCATCGAGAAAAAGCACGCCCTGATCCGCGGCGCGGATGAGCCCCAGAGAATCGGCATGGGCGCTGGTGAAGGAGCCCTTTTTGTGGCCGAACAGCAGGCTTTCCAGCAGATGTTCGGAGAGCGCCGCACAGTCCACCACCACGAAGGGCTTGTCCCGCCGCTGGCTGTTGCAGTGGATGGTCCGCGCCATCAGCTCCTTGCCGGTGCCGGTTTCCCCCACAAGGAGCACCGGGGCCTCGCTGCGTGCAGCCTTGCCCACATGATCCAGGCAGGCGCGAAATCCGGGGCTGACGCCCACCACGTTGTCCAGGCACAGGGGAGCGGCATCCTTGGCGTGCTTGCTTTCCCGGTAGGCCAGGGCCCGTTCCAGGCGCTGCAGGGTTTCCTGGAGGGACATGGGCTTGACCAGATAATCCCACACGCCGCCGTGAATGGCGGTGGCGGCGCCGTCGGCCGTGCCTTGCCCGGTGAGGACAATGACTTCCGGGCGCGACGGGGCATCCAGGATGGAAGGCAGGGCATCAAGGCCGTTGCCGTCCGGGAGGCGGACATCCAGAAAGACGATATCCACAGGCGCGGTGCGAAGTGTTGCCAACCCTTTGGCAAGGGTGGGGGCGGCAAGGCCCTGGTGGCCGGCGCGGGCCACCATGCGCTGCATGGTCTCACAGATTTGTTCGTCGTCGTCGATGACCAGAATGACTGCCATGGTGCGCAATGGGGAGGTTGCATGTGGAAGAACAGGGCCATGCGTGTGCGCAGCACGATGCCACGCCGCCAGACAGCGGTCAAGAAAACGCAAGGCCGATGCGATAACACATCGGCCTTGCTGCTTAAATCAAAGAACTGTGTCCGGGCCTTTCAGGGCGGTCACACTCGTTCCCGGCCCCACCCGGAGGAGGAAAGGTGCGCACCGTCTGCGGTGAGGAGCAGGCACTCGTGCTGCGGCAGCATGGCGATCAGGGCCAGGGCCTGCCGCGGCGGCATGACGCTCAGGGCGGTGGCCAGGCCGTCGGCCTGCATCACCGTGGGGGCCTGCACGCTGACGCTTTTGACCTGCCGCGGGGAGCGGCCGGTGGCTGGGTCCACCAGATGGTGCGCGGTCTTGCCGGCGTCGAAAAAGATTTCATATCCGCCAGAGGTGGCCACGGCGCCGTCGGCCAGACTGAGCACGGCGGGGTAGCGGCCGCCCTTGTCGGGATCTTCGATGGCCACGCGCCAGGCCCGGCCGCCGGACAGGCCTTCCGGGGAGCCCTGGACGCGGATGTCTCCGCCGGCGTTGATGCAGAAATGGGCCACGCCATGCCGGCGCAGTTCATCGGCGGCACGGTCGGCGATGTAGCCCTTGGCGATGCCGTCCAGGGTGACAGCCATGCCGGCGGCGTCCAGGCGCAGGGAGTTGGCGTCTTGGCGCAGGCGTGCGGCATCCACCAGCTCCAGGGCCGCGCGCAGGTCGGCGGGGTCGGGCTCGCCGTGGGTGCGTTCCAGCAGGGCCACCACCGGGGCGATGGTCATGTCGAAGGCGCCTTGGGACTGGCGGGTCAGCAGGCGGCTGTGGTCCAGCACGGTCAGCAGTTCGTCGGGGGCATGGTCGAGGCGGCCGTGGGCATTGAGGGCGGCCAGAGCGGCATCGTCGTCAAAGCGGCTGAAGATGGCGGCCAGACGATCGATTTCCGCAAAGGCGTGGGCCATGGCGTCCCGGGCCTGGTCCTTGGACGGAGCCAGGGCGGTCATCTCCACCATGGTGCCCAGCTGGAGCCGGGTTTCGCTGGATTGTTTCAGGGCAGGCGCGGCCAGGGCCGGCAGCACGCGCAGGGTGGGGGCCAGGGCGAGGCCGCCGGCCACCAAACCAAGACGCTTCAGCACGGCGCGGCGGCTGCAACGGGTCGAATCTGTGTGTTTCATGTCGATTCTCGCTGGCGGCGGGCTAGGCGTTCAGGTCGGCCACGTGGGTTTCGTCGGGGATGTGGGCCGGTTCCTTGTGCGGGGCCGGGGCCACGGCGTCGGGCGCCAGGCAGCGCAGGATGTCGCGCGGACAGGCCTTGACGCAGGCTTCGCCGCATTCCGGACCGTAGGCCAGACAGGCAGCCTGATCAATGGCGATGCGGCCGTTCACGGTGCTGATGCATTTGGCCGGACATTTTTTGATGCAGGCCCCGCAGTTGACGCAGCCGGCTTCGCAGACGTCCTTGACGGCCTTGCCCTTGTCCTGGGTGGAGCAAAAGACCATCACCCGAGCGCGGCGCGGGATCAGCTCCAGGATGCTGTTGGGGCAGACGCGGATGCAGGAGCCGCAGCTGGTGCATTTGTCCGGGGCGATGCGCACCAGACCATTCTCCAGCCACATGGCGTCAAAGGGGCAGGCGCGCACGCAGTCGCCAAAGCCCAGGCAGGAGTATTTGCAGGCATCGGGCCCGCCCAGCACCAGATTGGCCGCCGCGCAGCTCTGGGCCCCCAGGTACTGGAAGCGTTTGAGCACGCCGCCCTGATCTTTCACGCAGCGGCGAAAGATCACCTTGGGATCGGCATCGCCCATGGCCTTGCCGGTCAGCTCGGCCACACGCACGGACACGTCGGGACCGCCGGCGCAGCACAGGTTTGGCGGCATCAGGGGGTCGTTCAGCACGGCCACGGCGTAGGATTCGCAGCCGGCAAACCCGCAGCCGCCGCAGTTGGCGCCAGGGAGGGCCTCGGTCACCACTTCGATGCGCGGGTCCTCTTCCACATACAGCACGCGGGAGGCCACGGCCAGAATCCCCGCAGCGATGAAGCCCAGGGCGAACAGCGTGAGAACGGAGATGATAATCATCTGGAACTCCTGTGCCTTAGGCGATCATGCCTTTGAAGGCCATAAATGCCAGGGACATGAGCCCTGCCATGATGAGGCCGATGGAGACCCCCTGCATGGACCGCGGCAGCCGGGTGATGACGAAGCGTTCGCGAATCCCCGCCAGCACCACCAGCGCCAGCAAGAAACCAACCCCTGCCGCAACGGAATACAACAGCGACGTCATGAAGTCGTATTCCTGCCGCTGCACCAGAATGGCCACGCCCAGCACGGCGCAGTTGGTGGTGATGAGGGGCAGGAAGATGCCCAAAGACTTGTACAGCGGCGGCACCATCTTCTTCAAAAACATCTCCACGAACTGCACCAGCGCGGCGATGACCAGGATGAAGACGATGGTCTGCAGATACTCCAGGCCAAAGCGGATCATTACGTACTTCTGGATGGCCCAGGTGAAGACGGTGGCCATGATCATGACGAAGATCACCGCGGCCCCCATCCCGATGGAGACGCTCTTTTCCTTGGAACACCCCAGGTACGGGCAGTTTCCGAGGTATTGCGCCAGGACGATGTTGTTGACGAAAATGGCCGAGATGAACAGCAGGAACGTATCCATGCGCTTCTACCCCTTGGCGGGCTGGAGTTTTTCCAGCTTTCTCTGGCTGGCGATCTCGTCCAACTTGCGGCATGCCGCGCAGCCTTTGCAGCCTGCATCGAGAATGGGATCCACGGTCTGGCCTTTACGTTTGGCCTGCCACATTGTCAGGAAGTTCATGCCCGCCAGGATCAGTCCCAGGCAGACGAAGGCGCCGGGAGCCTGCACCATGAATGCGAAGGGCTTGAAATCCGGCCAGAACATGCTCACCCCGAACAGCGTGCCCACCCCCAGCAGTTCCCGGATGCCGCCCAGAAACGTCAGGGACAAGGTGAAGCCGATGCCCATGCCCAACCCGTCCGCCAAAGACAGCAGGGGCGGATTCTTGGCGGCAAAGGCCTCGGCCCGGCCCAGGATGATGCAGTTGACCACGATGAGGGGCACGAAGATGCCCAGCTGCTGATACAGCGGGTACGAAAACGCCTGCATGAGCATTTCCACCGAGACCACCAGCGAGGCCGCGATGGCGATGAAACAGGCGATGCGCACTTTCTTGGGGATGATGTTGCGCACCAGCGAGATGATGACGTTGGACAACGCCAGCACAAAGATGACCGCCAATCCCATGCCCAACCCGTTGTTGGCCGAGGAGGTTACCGCCAGCACCGGGCACAGGCCCAGCACCAGTCGAAAGGGCGGCAGTTCTTTCCACAGGCCCTTGGTGAATTCTTGCATCATGCTTGCCATGCTCGCTCCTTGCGGCGGGCAGAACCCGCGAGGCTACCAGCTCTTCTTGATGTCGTCCTTCAGGGCCATGTACCATTGCGCCGCCTGCTTCACCGCGTCGGACGCGCCGATGGAGGAGAAGGTGGCGCCGGAAATGGCGTCGATGTCGCCGCCGTCTTTCTTCAGGCCCACTTTGTCCAGGGCGCGGTTGCGGAACTGCTTGGTGAAGGAGGTGTCTTCAATGCGCGAGCCCAGGCCCGGCGTTTCCTTATGCGTGGTGACGCTGATGCCGGCAACCTTGTCCTGGGTGACGTCAAAGCCCACCATCACGCCCACCATGCCGCCGTAGCCTTTGCCGGCGGCCTCCACGGCCACGGCCGTGAGCTTGCCGTCCTTGATGGCCGGGAAGATGAAGAGCGTTTCGCCCGGCGCGCCGGGTTTGGCCATCACCTTGCGGTCGGCGATGGGATTGTTGGTGGCGTCTTCAAAGATTTTTTTGATGGCCGGGCCTTGCACATACGTCAGCACCTGCTCTTCGATGATGGGCGTCGTCCAGACCTTGAGGCCGGAAAGCACCAGCCCGGCCAGACCCGTGATCGTGGAGAGCACCACCACCATGCGGATGAGTTCCTTCATGCCAGGCTACCTCCCGCCGAAGGGCTTGGGTTGGATGAGGTCGAACAATGGGGTGAACATGTTCGACAGCAGCACGGCAAACGCCATGCCGTCCGGGTAGATGCCATATGTGCGGATGATGATGAGCAGCGCGCCGCCAAAAAGTCCGTACAGCAGCATGGCCGTGCGCCACACCGGGGAGGCCGAGGGGTACGGCATGAGGAAGAAGGCCGCCAGCATGGTGCCGCCGGTGAACAGGTGGAACAGGGGCGGGGCGTAGCGTTGCGGG
This sequence is a window from Megalodesulfovibrio gigas DSM 1382 = ATCC 19364. Protein-coding genes within it:
- the rnfG gene encoding RnfABCDGE type electron transport complex subunit G; translated protein: MKELIRMVVVLSTITGLAGLVLSGLKVWTTPIIEEQVLTYVQGPAIKKIFEDATNNPIADRKVMAKPGAPGETLFIFPAIKDGKLTAVAVEAAGKGYGGMVGVMVGFDVTQDKVAGISVTTHKETPGLGSRIEDTSFTKQFRNRALDKVGLKKDGGDIDAISGATFSSIGASDAVKQAAQWYMALKDDIKKSW
- the rsxE gene encoding electron transport complex subunit RsxE, which encodes MASMMQEFTKGLWKELPPFRLVLGLCPVLAVTSSANNGLGMGLAVIFVLALSNVIISLVRNIIPKKVRIACFIAIAASLVVSVEMLMQAFSYPLYQQLGIFVPLIVVNCIILGRAEAFAAKNPPLLSLADGLGMGIGFTLSLTFLGGIRELLGVGTLFGVSMFWPDFKPFAFMVQAPGAFVCLGLILAGMNFLTMWQAKRKGQTVDPILDAGCKGCAACRKLDEIASQRKLEKLQPAKG
- a CDS encoding FAD:protein FMN transferase, encoding MKHTDSTRCSRRAVLKRLGLVAGGLALAPTLRVLPALAAPALKQSSETRLQLGTMVEMTALAPSKDQARDAMAHAFAEIDRLAAIFSRFDDDAALAALNAHGRLDHAPDELLTVLDHSRLLTRQSQGAFDMTIAPVVALLERTHGEPDPADLRAALELVDAARLRQDANSLRLDAAGMAVTLDGIAKGYIADRAADELRRHGVAHFCINAGGDIRVQGSPEGLSGGRAWRVAIEDPDKGGRYPAVLSLADGAVATSGGYEIFFDAGKTAHHLVDPATGRSPRQVKSVSVQAPTVMQADGLATALSVMPPRQALALIAMLPQHECLLLTADGAHLSSSGWGRERV
- a CDS encoding sigma-54-dependent transcriptional regulator, with the protein product MAVILVIDDDEQICETMQRMVARAGHQGLAAPTLAKGLATLRTAPVDIVFLDVRLPDGNGLDALPSILDAPSRPEVIVLTGQGTADGAATAIHGGVWDYLVKPMSLQETLQRLERALAYRESKHAKDAAPLCLDNVVGVSPGFRACLDHVGKAARSEAPVLLVGETGTGKELMARTIHCNSQRRDKPFVVVDCAALSEHLLESLLFGHKKGSFTSAHADSLGLIRAADQGVLFLDEIGELSLNAQKTFLRVLQEKRFRPVGDIREFSSNFRLLAATNRSLDAMIEDGTFRRDLYFRLKTMEIHLPPLRQRPQDITLLAMYRVGALAQAYSMSRKSLDPEFLEHLRLYQWPGNVRELFAMMETAFVAGWDSDVLYPRHLPSALRVAVARRKLERDGGEDGRPPFPSLPDEPSVFPSPASPEPAHGIAPAPASTTALPPALHADALLPTDPAQLPTLKTFKTSMEHVYLEALHRHTNGDVDRMTAVSGLSKSHLYALLKKHQLPSR
- a CDS encoding (Fe-S)-binding protein — its product is MADPKKLVEMLKSLEDQLVTCMRCGMCQAQCPVFAQSGREGDVTRGKIALLAGLAEEMIKDPEGVNNKLNRCLLCGTCEANCPSGVKVTDIFLRARAIMAAYNGMSPTQKLIFQQLLTHPGLFNTILDLGAKFQGIFTKPVNDMLGTSCARFNAPIIGDRHFKTLAAKPLHSDVPSLDTPAGASNLRVAFYPGCVVDKIYPSVGHAVLKVLKHHGVGVFMPKGQACCGIPAISNGDVASFQKMVKANIELFRKGDFDYLITPCATCTSTIKKIWPAYYEDKSDQITLAKIVDKVKDVSAFLVDVLKVSPMDTEGTKTVTYHDPCHLRNSLGVTAQPRTLLKATPGVKFVEMTDAASCCGSGGSFNLKFYELSQEIGRKKAQHIIDSQAETVATGCPACMMQMTDMLSKAGASRKVRHVVELYADTL
- a CDS encoding L-lactate permease, encoding MSIGMLALVAFLPILLALILMSGMRWPATKAMPLAWLVTAAAGIAIWKMDVGFVIAATLSGFGGAFNVLVIVFGAILILYTLRDSGGMETINCGFHGLSRDRRVQMIIIAFVFGAFIEGAAGFGTPAAIAAPLLLSLGFPPLAAAMVCLIMNSMPVTFGAVGTPLIVGMTPVKEKVAEAIAANPDLAFHSWDQFLKLLGQWSSMLHLAMVFILPLFTLGLMTMFFGKRRSFAEGLGAWKFALFASVCFGVPYFATAQLIGVEFPALLGGLIGLGLVVTGAKKGLFLPAQTWDFAPQAEWEKEWTGEIKAEDKCTYTAHMSQVRAWTPYVLIGLILVLTRIGSLGLKGMLTSPAVTIAIKDIMGYKGVNWVCSILYLPGTIPFVLVAIMTIFIHRMPMEKVKLAWTDSFKRMKNPTIALFFAVALVEIFKQSKVNPGGYPSMPLAMAEFVAGLAGQAWPMFASFVGALGAFITGSNTVSDLLFAEFQYGVATTLNLPRQIILSLQAVGGAMGNMVCIHNIVAACATVGLVGMEGLLIRRNAIPMALYGLIVGIIGMVLCFVLYPTIF
- a CDS encoding FAD-binding oxidoreductase; this translates as MTAKALIKDFEAIVGKDNVLTSEADLASYSYDAAVLPNAMPGLVVRPTTSEQLGKTVKLCNDNAIPMTVRGSGTNLSGGTIPSKGGIVVLTTALNRILEINEEDLYAVVEPGVITSKFAGEVTKRGLFYPPDPGSQTVSTLGGNVAENAGGLRGLKYGVTKDYVMGMTFYDVNGELVKTGGKTVKCVTGYNLTGLMVGAEGTLGVYDTITLKLVPPPAAAKAMMAVFDTVMDACRAVAAIIAAKIVPATLELMDNFTIRTVENFRNAGLPTEAGALLLIEVDGHPAMVEEDAIKVEDICKKNKASTVRVAKDAAERNAVWQARRDALPALAKVKPTTVLEDATVPRSKIPAMMSALEDIAKKYSLTIGTFGHAGDGNLHPTILTDKRNTEEWHRVEAAIDEIFDHALALGGTLSGEHGIGMAKAKYMKQECGIAAIEYSKRMKSVLDPKGILNPGKLIVG
- the rnfB gene encoding RnfABCDGE type electron transport complex subunit B, yielding MIIISVLTLFALGFIAAGILAVASRVLYVEEDPRIEVVTEALPGANCGGCGFAGCESYAVAVLNDPLMPPNLCCAGGPDVSVRVAELTGKAMGDADPKVIFRRCVKDQGGVLKRFQYLGAQSCAAANLVLGGPDACKYSCLGFGDCVRACPFDAMWLENGLVRIAPDKCTSCGSCIRVCPNSILELIPRRARVMVFCSTQDKGKAVKDVCEAGCVNCGACIKKCPAKCISTVNGRIAIDQAACLAYGPECGEACVKACPRDILRCLAPDAVAPAPHKEPAHIPDETHVADLNA
- a CDS encoding electron transport complex protein RnfA, which codes for MDTFLLFISAIFVNNIVLAQYLGNCPYLGCSKEKSVSIGMGAAVIFVMIMATVFTWAIQKYVMIRFGLEYLQTIVFILVIAALVQFVEMFLKKMVPPLYKSLGIFLPLITTNCAVLGVAILVQRQEYDFMTSLLYSVAAGVGFLLALVVLAGIRERFVITRLPRSMQGVSIGLIMAGLMSLAFMAFKGMIA